A genomic region of Zea mays cultivar B73 chromosome 6, Zm-B73-REFERENCE-NAM-5.0, whole genome shotgun sequence contains the following coding sequences:
- the LOC103629421 gene encoding uncharacterized protein has product MAQRCSDLEEKYSQSQANLAQTSAFLDGARSLNSSVNDQLDYEKVAHEEEKRALAASRDNLDRLYRDASNSLTILERSHRFTMSDLDHHRHELQVSQDEVLRLGQLLSTKDSTIKDMCASKKLVAQELEATRLAVKALEDNCAVLKAQRDKAMDKVVRAGRILMRRPGVVVPNDIVADVKAAPDASSRPSSSVAPVKDIASKDVSMQ; this is encoded by the exons ATGGCCCAACGATGCTCTGaccttgaggagaagtattctcaaagtcaagcCAACTTGGCCCAGACTTCTGCTTTTTTGGACGGTGCACGTTCTTTGAATTCTTCAGTTAATGACCAGCTTGACTATGAAAAAGTGGCGCATGAG GAGGAGAAACGAGCACTCGCGGCCTCTCGTGACAATCTGGATAGGTTGTACCGTGATGCTAGCAACTCCTTGACCatattggagaggagccaccgcttcaccATGTCTGACCTGGATCATCACCGCCATGAGCTGCAAGTATCCCAAGATGAGGTTCTGCGACTTGGACAGTTGTTATCGACCAAGGATTCCACCATCAAGGATATGTGTGCTTCCAAGAAGCTTGTGGCGCAGGAGCTAGAGGCCACTCGACTGGCTGTTAAAGCTTTAGAGGACAACTGCGCCGTCTTGAAGGCTCaacgcgacaaggctatggacaaagtcGTTCGCGCTGgacggatcctgatgaggaggcCCGGCGTCGTGGTGCCTAACGATATTGTCGCTGATGTCAAGGCTGCGCCCGATGCTTCAAGTCGTCCTTCTTCTTCCGTCGCTCCTGTGAAAGACATTGCTAGCAAAGACGTTTCGATGCAGTGA